One window from the genome of SAR202 cluster bacterium encodes:
- a CDS encoding aminomethyl-transferring glycine dehydrogenase subunit GcvPA translates to MNKQFPYIGNSEIEQEAILEYLGIKSAEDLFVDIPEEYRDSNLSEIPSSISEMQLVEHLTLLSEKNINPNPSKSFIGAGAYHHYIPSTVLSLAQRGEYLTSYTPYQAEVSQGTLQVTYELQSLISELYAMDVANAGMYEGGSSLAEAALMACRVKNIYKVACLSTIAPRYKEVLQSYLAPQSIELIFLDTNDLDMKKDEYACLIVQYPNFYGSIEEMGYLSNIAHESNALFVVSADPLATVMYKAPGDYGADIVVGEGQRLGIPISFGGPYIGLFACKSEYLRQMPGRIVGKTIDKRGDSAFVLTLQTREQHIRRERATSNICTSEALMGLMMTIYVATLGKSGLKQVASSCFHNAHYAAEQISKIDGFELINSQPFFNEFVISCPISPKLINKNLNKLGIIGGLDISDQVDNGVLFCFTEIHSKESIDFLVDSLKQVN, encoded by the coding sequence ATGAATAAACAGTTTCCATATATTGGGAATAGTGAAATTGAACAGGAAGCAATTCTTGAGTATTTAGGGATTAAATCTGCAGAAGATCTGTTTGTAGATATTCCAGAGGAATATAGAGACAGTAACCTTTCTGAAATACCATCTAGCATATCTGAAATGCAACTAGTAGAACATTTAACATTATTATCAGAAAAAAATATAAATCCTAATCCATCAAAATCTTTTATTGGTGCTGGTGCATATCATCATTACATTCCATCAACAGTTTTATCTTTAGCACAACGTGGAGAGTATTTAACTTCTTACACTCCTTATCAGGCTGAAGTAAGTCAAGGTACATTACAAGTCACTTATGAATTACAAAGCTTAATTAGCGAGTTATATGCAATGGATGTTGCTAATGCAGGGATGTATGAAGGTGGTTCAAGTTTGGCAGAAGCAGCTTTGATGGCTTGCCGGGTAAAAAATATATATAAGGTTGCCTGTTTATCCACAATAGCTCCGAGGTATAAGGAAGTTTTACAATCATACTTAGCCCCACAGTCCATTGAATTAATATTTTTGGATACTAATGATTTAGATATGAAAAAAGACGAATATGCTTGCTTGATAGTTCAATACCCAAATTTTTATGGTTCTATTGAAGAAATGGGATATCTTTCCAATATAGCACATGAATCTAATGCATTATTTGTAGTATCAGCTGATCCACTCGCAACAGTTATGTACAAGGCTCCAGGAGATTATGGGGCAGATATAGTTGTGGGGGAAGGACAAAGACTAGGTATCCCAATATCATTCGGTGGCCCTTATATTGGTCTTTTTGCTTGTAAAAGTGAATACCTTCGTCAAATGCCTGGTCGTATTGTTGGTAAAACTATTGATAAGAGAGGTGATTCTGCTTTTGTTCTAACTTTACAAACTCGGGAGCAGCACATTAGAAGAGAAAGAGCTACTTCTAATATATGTACCAGTGAAGCTTTGATGGGATTAATGATGACTATATATGTAGCAACACTTGGTAAATCAGGATTAAAACAAGTAGCTTCTTCATGCTTTCACAATGCTCATTATGCGGCAGAACAGATTTCTAAAATAGATGGTTTCGAGTTAATTAATTCTCAGCCCTTTTTTAATGAATTTGTTATATCTTGTCCAATATCACCTAAACTCATTAATAAAAATCTTAACAAACTAGGAATTATTGGGGGTTTAGATATAAGTGATCAAGTTGATAATGGGGTATTGTTTTGTTTTACTGAAATTCATTCTAAGGAATCCATTGATTTCTTAGTAGACAGTCTTAAACAGGTAAATTAA
- a CDS encoding glycine dehydrogenase subunit 2 translates to MSEYNKMPLLMDLSRKDKFGVSLSDIDVPLADLPESSLLREDIQLPELSQLDVVRYFTNLSQMNYSIDTQFYPLGSCTMKYNPKINDQLASLKGFSNIHPLAEQSLVQGSLELMFNLQNYLSNISGMTATSLSTMAGAQGELAGVLMIKAFHEKQSSSSKRNIILIPDSAHGTNPASASMAGFSVKSIPSDQNGNMDIDILKENANENLAGIMLTLPSTLGLFDNQIVEICKIIHEAGGLVYGDGANMNAWMGQTKLGDLGFDVIHINLHKTFSTPHGGGGPGAGPVCVNDTLLNYLPGPIVERNNNIYEFIEMPYTIGHLGAFHGNFGVLVRAYCYIRALGKEGIPEVSKNAVMNANYIMNKLKHAYDIGFENRSICMHEVVFTAKKQKQNGVKGLDIAKRLLDYGYHAPTMYFPLIVDEALMVEPTESESKDTLDKFIDAMLQIADECENNSELLHEAPHNTPVQRLDEALAARKPNLRWSRE, encoded by the coding sequence ATGAGTGAGTATAATAAAATGCCTTTGTTGATGGATTTAAGTCGAAAGGATAAATTTGGAGTCAGTTTATCTGATATAGATGTACCATTGGCAGATTTACCGGAATCGTCACTTTTGCGTGAAGATATACAATTACCAGAGTTGTCACAGTTAGATGTTGTTCGATACTTTACAAATTTAAGTCAAATGAATTATTCAATTGATACACAATTCTATCCTTTAGGTAGTTGTACTATGAAGTATAACCCTAAAATTAATGATCAATTAGCATCTCTTAAAGGATTTAGTAATATACATCCGTTGGCTGAACAATCTTTGGTTCAAGGATCTTTAGAATTGATGTTTAATCTACAAAATTATCTATCCAATATTTCAGGGATGACTGCGACTAGTTTATCTACTATGGCTGGTGCTCAGGGGGAGTTAGCTGGAGTCTTAATGATAAAAGCTTTTCATGAGAAACAATCTTCTTCTTCAAAACGGAATATAATTTTAATACCAGATAGTGCACATGGAACAAATCCAGCATCAGCATCAATGGCAGGTTTCTCTGTAAAATCTATTCCTTCAGACCAAAACGGGAATATGGATATCGATATTTTAAAAGAGAACGCTAATGAAAATCTCGCAGGTATTATGTTGACTCTTCCGAGTACATTAGGGTTATTTGATAATCAAATCGTTGAAATATGTAAGATAATTCACGAAGCTGGTGGTTTAGTATACGGCGATGGAGCAAATATGAATGCATGGATGGGTCAGACTAAATTAGGTGATTTGGGATTTGATGTTATTCATATAAACCTACATAAAACCTTTAGTACCCCTCATGGAGGAGGAGGTCCTGGAGCTGGCCCAGTTTGTGTAAATGATACTTTGTTAAATTATTTACCTGGTCCAATAGTTGAGCGAAATAATAACATATATGAATTTATTGAAATGCCATATACGATAGGTCACCTTGGTGCTTTTCATGGAAATTTTGGAGTGTTAGTAAGAGCTTATTGTTATATCAGGGCTCTAGGTAAAGAAGGTATACCAGAAGTAAGTAAAAATGCTGTTATGAATGCGAATTATATTATGAATAAATTAAAACATGCATATGATATAGGATTTGAAAATAGATCTATATGTATGCACGAAGTTGTATTTACAGCTAAAAAACAAAAACAAAATGGAGTTAAAGGCTTAGATATAGCGAAAAGATTACTAGATTATGGTTATCATGCACCAACTATGTATTTCCCTTTAATTGTAGATGAAGCTTTGATGGTTGAGCCTACTGAGTCTGAATCAAAGGACACCTTAGATAAATTTATTGATGCTATGTTGCAAATTGCAGATGAATGTGAAAATAATTCTGAATTATTACACGAGGCACCTCATAATACACCTGTACAAAGACTAGATGAAGCTTTAGCTGCACGAAAACCAAACCTCAGATGGTCTAGAGAATAA
- a CDS encoding Lrp/AsnC family transcriptional regulator, producing MDRLDEKIIQILRDNGRISNAEIARDLGVSEGTIRRRIRKLIQNETVRIMAIPDPQKIGYNTVALIGIESDPDKIDDVANYLSNLRETQYVALTTGSFDIFVWVAVPSTEELGKLLRTSIATAPGIKRSETFVNLAIRKRGFGLLG from the coding sequence ATGGACAGACTTGATGAAAAAATCATTCAAATTCTTCGTGACAACGGTAGAATTTCAAATGCAGAAATAGCTAGAGATTTAGGTGTTAGTGAAGGTACTATACGCCGAAGAATACGAAAACTAATTCAAAACGAAACAGTAAGAATTATGGCTATACCCGATCCTCAAAAGATTGGCTACAACACTGTTGCGCTAATTGGAATTGAAAGTGACCCTGACAAAATTGACGATGTGGCAAATTACTTATCAAACCTTCGAGAAACCCAATATGTCGCACTAACTACAGGTTCTTTCGATATTTTTGTTTGGGTTGCGGTACCTTCTACAGAAGAATTAGGAAAATTATTGAGAACAAGTATTGCTACAGCTCCAGGAATCAAAAGATCAGAGACGTTTGTAAACCTTGCAATACGTAAACGTGGTTTCGGACTTTTAGGGTAA
- a CDS encoding molybdenum cofactor biosynthesis protein MoaE encodes MEDKKRENLIYITKNILNTTKYTEELSKESCGSILVFEGVTREYTDGQKVTKLEYECYEPMAKLMLEEIEKEIFERWEIHDIIVAHRIGTVDIGETSLVVSVSSAHRQASFDAIQYVINRLKKDVPIWKKEHFENSASWINS; translated from the coding sequence GTGGAGGATAAGAAAAGGGAAAACTTGATATATATAACAAAAAATATATTAAATACTACTAAATATACCGAAGAATTATCAAAGGAATCCTGTGGTTCGATTTTAGTATTCGAAGGTGTAACAAGAGAATATACTGACGGACAAAAAGTAACAAAATTAGAATATGAATGTTACGAACCTATGGCTAAATTAATGCTTGAAGAAATTGAAAAAGAAATTTTTGAAAGATGGGAAATACACGATATTATTGTTGCTCACAGAATAGGGACGGTTGATATTGGCGAAACTAGTCTTGTTGTGTCAGTTTCCTCAGCTCACAGACAAGCCTCATTTGATGCAATTCAATACGTAATAAATCGGCTGAAAAAAGATGTTCCTATTTGGAAAAAAGAACACTTTGAAAATAGTGCATCTTGGATTAATTCTTAA
- the moaD gene encoding molybdopterin converting factor subunit 1, producing MKINILLFANLREIAKQSSLQLDVSETAIVSDVIDIVKKEIPDIAPYFESIMIAVNMTYVENSYKLNNNDEMALIPPASGG from the coding sequence TTGAAAATAAACATACTTTTATTTGCAAATCTAAGAGAAATTGCAAAGCAATCTTCATTACAATTAGATGTGTCTGAAACAGCTATTGTGAGTGATGTAATCGATATCGTAAAAAAAGAAATACCAGACATTGCACCTTACTTTGAAAGCATTATGATTGCTGTGAATATGACATATGTCGAAAATAGCTATAAATTAAATAATAATGACGAAATGGCACTGATCCCTCCAGCTAGTGGAGGATAA
- a CDS encoding isoleucine--tRNA ligase: MFEPVNSRPDFIGLEYEMMKFWDEESIVQQYLNKNNDADKKYSFIDGPITANNPMGVHHAWGRTYKDLYQRYKTMQGYEQRYQNGFDGQGLWIEVEVEKELGFKSKKDIEKFGIDKFVELCKQRVDKFSGIQTEQSIRLGYWMDWDNSYHTKSDENNYTIWHFLKVCYEKGLLYEGNDVMPWCRRCGTGLSEHEIVTEGYQEVTHKSVFVKFQIQNTDNEFLIIWTTTPWTLPANIAAAVNPESIYIKVEQNQEYYYIAKNTVSFLKGPYEIVEEIKGETLVGMEYIGPFDNLTIQKEVIHKVIPWEEVGDEGTGIVHIAPGAGKEDYALGKKYNLTTIAPIDDSGDYVEGFDKYTGMNVSNVNDEIFKELKEKNILYKIEQIKHRYPVCWRCGEELVFRLVSEWFISVDPFREQIMDVTRKIKWIPEFGLARELDWLKNMDDWMISKKRYYGLALPIYKCEECNEFEVIGSEFELKERAIEGWDLFEGHSPHKPWVDYVKIDCKSCKSPLSRIKDVGNPWLDAGIVPYSTLKYRSDKDYWSKWFPADWISESFPGQFRNWFYSMLAMSTVLENTEPYQNVFSYALMRDEKGDEMHKSKGNAIWFEDAADEMGVDSMRWLYSRQNPANNLNFGFNVANEVKRRFLIPLWNVYSFFVTYANIDDFIPSQEDRRYTNYLDRWIISELNELVEFVTNNLDNYDSAAASYKVEEFIELLSNWYVRRNRRRFWKSENDEDKQLAYQALYECLNTLCHLLAPFMPFITDKIYQNLVRSHSNQSPKSVHLGHWPKPDASLIDPNLSSQVRLSKTLVSLGRSVRQKTGIRVRQPISQIIISGAFISDNELQEYMNQQISEELNVKEVIFDNQIEGIFKYIVNLRYDLLGPRLGNDINIVANGLKNIDSDLIAREVISKGSVQIDGIDIDKEELNIQIEDISHFSSIYENNYVVSLNTTLDANLINEGIAREFIHNVQNIRKEAGFNIEDRISIEFQGERELSEAILQFEKYISSETLALKIEESNLNHSGDFKSTILGKEISLNISKVI, translated from the coding sequence ATGTTTGAACCCGTTAATTCTAGACCAGATTTTATAGGTCTAGAATATGAAATGATGAAATTTTGGGATGAAGAAAGCATTGTTCAGCAATACTTAAATAAAAACAATGATGCAGATAAAAAATATTCATTTATTGATGGACCTATTACAGCAAATAACCCTATGGGAGTTCATCACGCATGGGGGAGAACTTACAAAGATTTATATCAACGATATAAAACAATGCAAGGGTATGAGCAAAGGTATCAAAATGGATTTGATGGACAGGGGCTTTGGATTGAAGTTGAAGTAGAAAAAGAACTTGGTTTCAAATCGAAAAAAGATATTGAAAAATTTGGTATTGATAAATTTGTTGAATTATGTAAACAAAGAGTAGATAAGTTTTCAGGTATACAAACAGAACAATCTATCCGCTTAGGTTATTGGATGGATTGGGATAACTCTTATCATACTAAATCAGATGAAAATAATTACACTATATGGCATTTCTTAAAAGTATGTTATGAAAAAGGTCTTTTGTATGAAGGTAATGACGTTATGCCATGGTGCAGAAGATGCGGAACTGGTTTGTCCGAACATGAAATTGTTACAGAAGGATATCAAGAAGTTACTCATAAAAGTGTGTTTGTAAAATTTCAAATACAAAATACTGATAATGAATTTTTAATAATCTGGACGACCACACCTTGGACTCTTCCTGCAAATATTGCTGCTGCTGTTAATCCTGAATCTATATATATCAAGGTGGAACAAAACCAAGAATATTATTATATTGCCAAAAATACTGTTTCATTTTTGAAAGGCCCATATGAAATTGTGGAAGAAATTAAAGGTGAAACTTTAGTTGGAATGGAATATATTGGCCCTTTTGACAATTTAACAATACAGAAAGAAGTAATTCATAAAGTTATCCCGTGGGAAGAAGTGGGTGATGAGGGAACTGGTATTGTACATATTGCACCTGGTGCTGGTAAGGAAGATTATGCTTTAGGAAAAAAATATAATCTAACAACTATTGCTCCAATTGATGATTCTGGAGACTATGTTGAAGGTTTTGACAAATATACTGGTATGAATGTGTCTAATGTAAATGATGAGATATTCAAAGAACTGAAAGAGAAAAATATTTTATACAAAATAGAACAGATTAAGCATAGATATCCAGTTTGTTGGAGGTGTGGTGAAGAATTAGTATTTCGTTTAGTCTCTGAATGGTTTATTTCAGTTGACCCTTTTCGAGAACAAATTATGGATGTTACCCGTAAGATTAAATGGATACCAGAGTTTGGATTAGCTCGAGAATTAGATTGGCTAAAAAATATGGACGACTGGATGATTTCAAAAAAGCGATATTATGGCTTGGCTTTACCAATTTATAAATGTGAAGAATGTAACGAATTTGAAGTCATTGGATCTGAGTTTGAACTCAAAGAACGAGCAATTGAAGGTTGGGATTTATTTGAAGGTCACTCACCACATAAACCTTGGGTCGATTATGTCAAAATCGATTGTAAAAGTTGTAAATCTCCTTTATCAAGAATTAAAGATGTAGGTAATCCATGGTTAGATGCAGGTATAGTTCCTTATTCAACTTTGAAATATAGATCTGATAAAGATTATTGGAGCAAATGGTTCCCAGCTGATTGGATTTCTGAAAGCTTTCCGGGACAATTTCGAAACTGGTTTTATTCTATGTTGGCAATGAGTACTGTTTTGGAAAATACAGAACCATATCAAAATGTGTTTAGTTACGCTTTGATGCGCGATGAAAAAGGTGATGAAATGCACAAAAGCAAAGGTAACGCAATATGGTTTGAAGATGCAGCGGATGAAATGGGAGTTGACTCCATGCGTTGGTTATATTCTCGTCAAAATCCAGCTAATAATCTTAACTTTGGTTTTAACGTTGCAAATGAGGTTAAGAGAAGATTTTTAATTCCATTATGGAATGTATATTCATTTTTTGTAACTTATGCAAATATTGATGACTTCATCCCTTCCCAAGAAGATCGAAGATATACTAATTATTTGGATAGATGGATTATCTCTGAACTAAATGAATTAGTAGAATTTGTGACAAATAACTTGGATAATTATGATTCGGCAGCAGCGAGTTATAAAGTTGAAGAATTTATAGAGTTGCTATCAAATTGGTATGTTAGAAGGAATAGAAGAAGATTTTGGAAGTCTGAAAATGACGAAGATAAACAACTTGCATATCAGGCTCTGTATGAATGTTTGAATACTTTGTGTCATTTATTAGCGCCATTTATGCCATTTATAACAGATAAAATTTATCAAAATCTTGTTCGTTCACATAGTAATCAAAGTCCTAAAAGTGTTCATTTAGGTCATTGGCCGAAGCCTGATGCAAGTCTTATTGACCCCAATTTATCATCTCAGGTTAGACTATCAAAAACTCTTGTTAGTTTGGGTAGGTCTGTTCGACAAAAAACAGGTATAAGAGTAAGACAACCTATTTCACAAATCATAATATCAGGAGCATTTATTTCTGATAATGAATTACAAGAATATATGAATCAACAAATTAGTGAAGAATTAAACGTCAAAGAAGTTATTTTTGATAATCAGATAGAAGGAATTTTTAAATATATTGTAAATTTAAGGTATGATTTATTAGGCCCAAGGTTAGGAAATGATATTAATATTGTTGCAAATGGCCTGAAAAATATAGATTCTGATTTAATTGCCAGAGAAGTGATATCTAAAGGTAGTGTTCAGATTGATGGTATTGATATAGATAAGGAAGAACTAAATATTCAGATTGAGGATATAAGCCATTTTTCTTCTATATATGAAAATAACTATGTAGTATCACTTAATACGACCTTAGATGCAAATTTAATTAATGAAGGTATAGCAAGAGAATTTATTCATAATGTACAAAATATTCGCAAGGAAGCTGGATTTAATATCGAAGATAGAATCTCTATTGAATTTCAAGGTGAAAGAGAATTAAGTGAAGCTATACTACAGTTTGAAAAGTATATTAGCTCAGAAACTTTAGCTTTAAAGATTGAAGAATCTAATCTAAATCACAGTGGTGATTTTAAATCTACAATCCTTGGTAAAGAGATTAGTTTGAATATTTCTAAAGTAATTTAA
- a CDS encoding trypsin-like serine protease, translating into MNIQKYIITTLILILSTTIISCDSLRSNNEDNKNENTNAEIIEENKQLLNEITNIRNELKNLKKSIESKADTNNPNSSLPNLNVLPSIADLVELTRPGVVSIVISSTQNTFFGRQDSEGAGSGIIISEDGYILTNSHVVDLANVITVSFDDETKSEAELIGQDPLTDLAVIKVNKSGLTPLSISTDNNLRVGDWVVAIGNAIGLEGEPTVTLGIVSALERELAIDSTYLTELIQTDAVINPGNSGGPLLNLNGDVIGINTIKYVESSTDGIGFAISSETAHTIMQQLIQNGRVIWPWIGIGAQDIDLQIIEELDLNVTEGVLIRSISPNGPAEKGGLLANDIIVEIDEKPIRNVKELQTLRQTGYLSIGQEIIVTIIRDKTIQNITITLEEQPRL; encoded by the coding sequence ATGAATATACAAAAATATATAATCACAACCTTAATATTGATATTGTCGACTACAATCATTAGTTGCGATTCTTTGCGCTCAAATAATGAAGATAATAAAAATGAAAACACCAATGCAGAAATTATTGAAGAAAATAAACAACTTCTTAATGAAATAACTAATATTAGAAACGAGTTAAAAAATCTTAAAAAATCAATAGAAAGTAAAGCAGATACAAATAATCCAAACTCAAGTCTACCAAATTTAAATGTACTCCCTTCGATTGCTGACTTGGTTGAATTAACTAGACCAGGGGTTGTATCAATAGTAATTAGTAGTACACAAAATACCTTTTTCGGAAGACAAGATAGTGAAGGAGCAGGCAGTGGAATAATTATTTCAGAAGATGGATATATATTAACTAACAGCCACGTTGTCGATCTCGCTAATGTTATAACTGTATCATTTGATGACGAAACAAAATCAGAAGCAGAATTAATCGGGCAAGACCCTCTTACTGACTTAGCTGTAATTAAAGTAAATAAATCTGGACTAACTCCATTGTCTATATCAACCGATAATAATCTTCGTGTTGGTGACTGGGTAGTAGCCATAGGCAACGCCATTGGTCTTGAAGGAGAACCTACAGTTACGTTAGGTATTGTAAGTGCACTAGAAAGGGAATTAGCTATCGATAGTACATATTTAACAGAATTAATACAAACGGATGCTGTAATTAATCCTGGGAATAGTGGTGGCCCTTTATTAAACTTAAATGGAGATGTTATAGGTATAAATACAATTAAATATGTAGAATCAAGTACTGACGGAATTGGATTTGCAATAAGTTCAGAGACAGCTCATACGATTATGCAACAATTAATTCAAAATGGAAGAGTTATATGGCCCTGGATAGGAATAGGTGCGCAAGACATTGATTTACAAATTATTGAAGAACTTGATCTCAATGTTACAGAAGGGGTGTTAATCAGATCTATTTCCCCTAATGGTCCTGCTGAAAAAGGGGGGCTTCTAGCAAATGATATCATAGTAGAAATTGATGAAAAACCTATTAGAAATGTGAAGGAACTACAAACATTAAGACAAACAGGTTATTTATCTATTGGTCAAGAAATAATTGTAACAATAATTAGAGATAAAACTATCCAAAACATCACAATTACCTTAGAAGAACAGCCTAGATTATAA
- a CDS encoding ribonuclease PH, whose product MLRKDGRSNKEPRKTNILHNIQEYAEGSVLIEVGATKIICAVSIENTVPLFLRSTGKGWITAEYSMLPRSTHTRTQRESSSRPKGRSQEIQRLIGRSLRAITDLSMIGERTIYIDCDVLQADGGTRTAAITGSYVALQKAFSKMILEKTLEYSPLKSQLAAVSVGIVSGNLLLDLCYEEDSIADVDMNIVMTHKHEIIEIQGTAEQAPFSIDTANEMIQLGAKGIDYLVDIQNTALTNSEKFRL is encoded by the coding sequence GTGTTAAGAAAAGACGGGAGAAGTAATAAAGAACCTCGCAAAACTAATATCTTACACAATATTCAAGAATATGCAGAAGGTTCTGTTTTGATTGAGGTTGGAGCAACCAAAATAATTTGTGCGGTATCAATTGAAAATACTGTGCCTTTATTTTTGCGATCTACTGGAAAAGGTTGGATAACAGCAGAATATTCTATGCTACCAAGATCCACTCACACTAGAACGCAAAGAGAGTCAAGTAGTCGCCCAAAGGGACGTTCTCAAGAAATACAACGTTTGATAGGAAGATCACTCAGAGCTATAACTGATTTATCTATGATTGGAGAACGCACAATATATATTGATTGTGATGTACTTCAAGCTGATGGTGGTACAAGAACAGCGGCAATTACTGGATCCTATGTTGCATTACAGAAAGCATTCAGCAAAATGATTCTAGAAAAAACCCTAGAATACAGCCCATTAAAGTCTCAATTAGCTGCAGTAAGTGTTGGAATAGTATCTGGTAACTTATTATTAGACCTATGCTATGAAGAAGATAGTATTGCTGATGTAGATATGAATATCGTTATGACTCACAAACATGAAATTATTGAAATACAAGGTACAGCAGAGCAAGCACCTTTTTCTATCGATACGGCAAATGAAATGATCCAACTAGGCGCAAAAGGTATTGATTATCTGGTTGATATTCAAAACACTGCTCTGACAAATAGCGAAAAATTTCGTTTATAA
- a CDS encoding branched-chain amino acid transaminase, translating into MPEIAFHKGEFVPLKDASVGVMTHALHYGTAVFEGIRGNWNEEDESTYIFKLKEHYERLLSGCKLMRIKVPYTVDELCNLTKELVEKCEYNQDVYIRPLAYKGAERVAYLDLSKLEDDGFTIVVVPLGDYLDTEKAVKCCTSSYRRMEDYIIPPHLKISGLYVNSILAKTEAIVAGFDEAILLNQQGRVSEGTGENIFIYRNGKLSTPPLIDNLLPGITRDCVVDIVKNELGFDVEERSIPRSELYLADEIFLTGTAAHVQGVGSIDNHDIGDGQMGPLTREIQSLYFDIVTGRNIKYSHWCTKA; encoded by the coding sequence ATGCCTGAAATAGCTTTTCACAAAGGTGAGTTCGTCCCTTTGAAAGATGCATCAGTTGGTGTAATGACACATGCTTTGCATTACGGTACTGCTGTGTTTGAGGGTATTAGAGGTAATTGGAATGAAGAAGATGAATCGACCTATATTTTTAAGCTCAAAGAACACTATGAAAGACTTTTATCGGGTTGTAAATTGATGCGTATAAAAGTTCCTTATACAGTAGATGAATTGTGTAATCTTACCAAAGAATTAGTCGAAAAATGTGAATATAATCAAGATGTATATATAAGACCTTTAGCTTATAAAGGGGCAGAACGTGTTGCTTATTTAGACCTGAGTAAATTAGAAGATGATGGATTTACTATTGTAGTTGTTCCATTAGGAGATTATTTAGATACTGAAAAAGCTGTTAAATGTTGTACTTCTTCATATCGAAGAATGGAGGACTATATTATACCTCCTCATTTGAAAATCAGCGGTTTATATGTGAATAGTATTCTTGCTAAAACTGAAGCTATTGTCGCTGGATTTGATGAAGCTATATTATTAAACCAACAAGGGAGAGTTTCTGAAGGTACAGGAGAAAATATTTTTATATATCGAAACGGAAAGTTATCAACACCACCGTTGATCGATAATCTTTTACCTGGTATCACTCGAGATTGTGTAGTTGATATAGTCAAAAATGAACTTGGCTTTGATGTAGAAGAAAGAAGTATTCCGCGGTCTGAATTATATTTAGCAGACGAAATCTTTTTGACAGGAACAGCTGCACATGTACAAGGTGTAGGATCTATTGATAATCACGATATTGGTGATGGACAAATGGGACCACTAACACGAGAAATTCAATCGTTATATTTTGATATTGTTACTGGTAGAAATATTAAATATAGTCATTGGTGTACAAAGGCATAA